The DNA region tgatttctcttggtgaattaGACAAGAAAGTACATGTTTTCCAATGAGAGAAAAATATTATAAAAGTCAtgaaggagtcaaagcttatGGGCTATGGTGCCTAGAGCCAGGTCACATGAAGTGTATTACCAgtcgagatgtagttttcaatgaagctAAGATGACTTTCAAGAAAACTGGTGATGTTAGTTGAAGTGCACGGATATCAAAAGAAGAGTTGGAATGTGAGGGTATTTTTGTTGAGGTGGAGCACGTCAATGTTGAATTACGCATCCTAGATCAAGTAGAAGAAGAAGCACAAGATGCTGAAGATACTGAGGAAGTCGAGAAAACTGTCGATGACTACCTGTTGGAAAGAGATAGGTTgagaagagtcatcaagccacctcaaAGAAATGGGTATGCAAATATAATAGCTTATTCCTTAATCTCTACAAGTGATGTTCTAGATGAAAAACCTAGAGAttataaggaagttatgaggagtCGAAATAAGACTGAATGGCTGAAGGCCATGGATGATGAGATAAAGTCTCTTCATGATAACGACACTTGGGAACCAATCAAGAAACCTGTTGGAGCCGGGTTAGTCAGCTTGAAGTGGAATCTAAGGTACATAAATGGATATCTGAATAGAGTCCTGATTTATGGTGGAGCATATGGTGAAAATAGTAAAGCAGAAATCGAAGGGTATGTTGACTATGATTATACATGTTATATGGATTCCATAAATTCTATTTTTGGATGTGTTTTCACTATGTTTGGCACAACATATTTGGAAAGTAACACTTCAGAAGGTTATTGCCTTATCAACCACTAAAGCAGAATATATCGCCTTCACTGAAgttgtgaaagaagcattgtCGCTTGAAGGTTTTACTAAGAAACTAAAACTTCAAGGTTGAGttatcactgttaaatgtgatagtcaaagtgttATACACCTAATGAAGAATTCAGCCTATCATGAGCGAACCAAGCATATTGATGTGAGGCTGCATTTCGTCAGAGGGGTAATCGAGCGTGGAGAAGTCCAAGTGCTAAAGGTTTCAATATATCACAATGTTGTTGATATGATCACTAAGACATTACCAAGTTGCAAGTTTTTCCACTATATACAGTTGATAAAGTTGCAtgaagaaagctagtttgttTCCGTTatgttatagagtttgttccaaggtgaAGATTTGTGAGAcattggatcgaactctagtatggtcgaaggatggcttcttggttcgacaattcAACAATTCGACAGGAGCTTAGCATGTTGTCAAAGTCTACGCACATGctgtagtcgaagtatgctagcattgttagcatgtcgaattaggcttgtttgttatgcccaattgtttaagttaacttgttctctaagttagcttgtgtaatgggattgtgtgtaaaagcccattagtttagtgtgttagttttcttataaatagcatactagtctctcatcattgtaTAACGCAAATCTTGATTAGGATGAGATAGGTTATTTGCTATTATGTAATACTTATAATATTGTTTCAAATAGAAAGTAAATAATATCAttttataaccaatttcattgtgttcttattaTTTCCTTCTTTTATATCCTTGTAGGTTTCTTACCGATCAAGAACCCAATTATATTTTGTAATTTTGGCATCGTTTTCACAACAGATACCCAATGCTCCAATAGGTCTTATTGGCCTATTAAATTTATATAGGATGCACCAATTAAGTTAAATGGTCTTCCTTGGCCTATTAAATGCCATCCAATGTTACATGCATGAAAACTCAGACATAGTATCATGGGAAAATTTAACTTCTTCTTACTCATAATCAGTATTTTATCGCATATACTCCATTATTTTTATTCATAAACTTCAATATAAATACTACCTTCACTCCATTCATTTTATCATCAACAAAACACTACAACCTACCACTTTTATTAATCAATTACTCATATTCTCATTCACCTTCTCATTAGAACAACTCTATTAGACATGGGAGAATCACATAAAAGAACATTTAACAACATTAATTCTTATGTAAGTTGTTTCTTCCTTTTCAATTTGATTGTTTTTTTAAGTTTTGGTAACTAAACATTATAGTGAATAACTTATTTGGATCTTACTATGCTTTCTGTTTAGGACCTAAGCAAATTCCGCACTCGTGTCCATGAATATATCTCACTCACACTCTGAATTAATTCAACCTTATCTGGAGCACGCTGGTTTTGGTCATGTTATCAAATTTATGTCCCACTCCATTAAGTGTATATCGGCTGCGTGTATGATACACACATAATGCAATTCCTCAATTTTGGTACTGCTTAAAACACATTGCCTGCATGAATGTGTATCTGATATAGGCTGAACGCATTTATGCGATTCTAATGCGACTTAAGCACATTCCATGTCTGACTACGTGTCTGATACAGACTTAACATAAATTTGCGATTTTGATAAGGCTTAAACGCACACCTTGCATCTAAGGTCTATTAATGCACTTTTAAGTAGCTGGTAACCCAATGCATTATGTGACTTGGTAAGAATGACACGTGCAAGGACAATTGCATCATCCTCGCCTCTCTCAAACAACCAGACTCTATGCCCTCATACGTAATTCGCATAATATTTTGACAGATCAGCAACACATTAATGGCATGGTCATCCCTCCCATGCTCATTCTCTAGGATCTCTTCATGAGCAGGCCTAAATGAGACGTATAGGAGAGTCCGGTGTCACGACAGGGTGTGACACACTATTAAATCAAGTCATCTAAACGTCTACAAAAAACCATTGAATCATGGATGACATACTTTGATACTCTTATGGTACCAAATGACTCTCATAATCTGCTAGTATGTCATCAAGATGTATGCGGACGATGCTGTTAGGAGTAGACTCGAAGGAGAATCTTTGAATGATCTGCACATATCCAAACTAACGCATGCATCGTTCCAATAGATACTTGCACATCATATTCCCCCCACATGCCAGCCATCACGAGTAAAACGAAACGGGGTTGAAGGCAACAATGTCGTGATGAGTGGTGTGTGGTGTCCAGGCAATGTCATCATGTTAAGTTCAACCAATGTCCACTCGCAACAGCCGCATAACATCATTCCCTTTGTACGGATAATTTTTTTGTCTTCTCTATGAtgctttcatcttctcctgaatcatcttgACCTTCTCAATAGTTTACTGAATAATCTCTGGCCTAAGCACAACACTTTCACCagattcataccaacacaaaggtgtcaTGCATCTCTTATCATACAAAGCCTCAAAAGGTGGCATTTCAATGCTAGAATGATAACTGTTATTATAAGAAAACTCAATCAATGAAAAATAATTCTCCCAAACACCTTCTTGCTTTAGGACACAAGCTCTCAAAAAATTCTCCAAAGACTGAATAATCCTCTCAGTCTGACTGCCCGTTTGTGGATGGTTGGCAGAACTTAACCTCAACTCAGTTCCCAAGGCTGCCTGCAAGCTCTCCCAAAACCTCGACGTGAACCTCAAATCTCTATCAGAAACAGTACTCGACGGAATATCATGCAACTTCATAATCACACTGACGTAGATGTTGTTAGCTGGAAGTTTCGACGTCAGGCCGAAGTCAATGAGCGAAAGGAGAGAAAATATCTTTGAAGACACTCTGGACTTCGACATAAAAACATTGTTTGAGAAATCCAATCGAAGTGATCCTTGTGTAAGAGGTAATTGTTGTGTGAGACTTATAAATATTTCTAAGTTTAGAATGGTAATTCCACTGAGACAACATTAAGGTTGCGTTGACACAAATGttttttagtttatttttgtttaaatTAATGATATTTTTATATAAAAGAATTATAAGTGGTAAATATGCTATATAGATAAATGACAAGATACTCAAATAACTAGTAATATTAAAAGTTAAAAACATCAAACTAGTAATATTAAAAGTTAAAAACATCATGTATTGTCAAATTTATTAATAAAGTGAGTGCATATGACTTATGCAAATGATATATGATATAGTCCTTTCTAAAATGAATTTATTGAATTATACGAAAATAAAATGAATTCAAAGTTATTTATATTTATGTTAATTATTAAGGTATGTTTCATAACccattaattttttttcttcataactACCATCATTGTCTAGTGTTGGAAGGGTTTGGGAAGTTAAATACAATTTTGGGAAACAACtttgaaataattatttatttttattttttatatttacataatattaaaataaaataaccAATAAAAAGTTTATTAAATTTCAATAACAAATTGATGAAGAAACCTTTCGAACTTCCCTCTCAAAATCAGTTTTAATAAGTTCAAGTTCCGCGCTCTCACTCTCAAAGACGAAACCTTTCGACATCACTTTCACTCTCTTTCTTCTCACCAAGAAATCACCCCTTGATATGGATTCGAGATCGCAATCACCACCGATCGACGCGGTTTCGAGATCGCAATCACCACCGATTGATACCCTTTCAACATCACAATCGGAGACACATGCCATTAGGGTTTCAGAAGCCCCAATTGAGGCTTCAACATCAACGACTTCAAACCATGCAACTAGGGTTTCATAAGCCCCAATTAAGGCTTCAACATCAAAGATGCAGGTTCAGGTCAACAGGGTTTCAGAAGCCCTAATTGAGGCTTCAACATCAGAAGCAGAAACCACAATTGAGGTGGCGGGAATTCCAATCAACCATTATGAAGAGAATTGTCTTGTTTACCAGAACAACCGCGAATTCAGCCGGAACAGACTTAAATGTGGAGGTACATGTTCTTTTATGATTTCAATGGCGTTCTTGTATAACCTAATGCCTAAATTAGAATAGGTTTATTTCAATGGCGTTCTTGTATAACCTAATACCTAATGCCTAAATTAGAATAGGTTCTTGTTATTTTCTGGATGAATTGTCATAAGCTAAGAGAATAAAGTTAATAAATTATGGGTATGTTCTAAGTTATGTTGTTTTCTCAGATCTTTTCTTCCTACATAGGATGTTGGTGGAAAAGTCGTGGGTAGACATTTTAGATCTTTTCTTCCTACATAGGATGTTGGTGGAAAAGTCGTGGGTAGACATTTTAGACGGTGAGTTTGATATAGAGTATGCGGTTAAACTTTGTAAATTCGTTGAAAACGAGGTTAAGTCAGACCTGCCTGCATACGGTCTCTGTCCCCCCAAGGATCAAATTTTTCATTCCTTCAACATTGCAACGTTTTCTTCGGTTAAGGTGGTAATCCTTGGGCAGAAGGTAAAATATGTTCGAAAAGCTCACGTATTTCCTTGTGTATGTAATCCTTGGTGGTTAGAAGTAATTATGGTTTTATTTTTGCAGGAACCTTATGCAGTTAAGAATAGAGCTATGGAATTGGCCTATTAGCCTATTCGGTTCCCAAAGGGAGGAAACTTCCCTCGGAATTAGAGAACATCTTAATTGAAGTTTCCAATCGGAATTAGAGAACATCTTAATTGAAGTTTCCAATGATATAGGCTGTCCATTTCCATCCCATGATAATCTTAAAAAGTGGGCCCATTTCCATCCCATGATAATCTTAAAAAGTGGGCCCTGCAAGTGAATTTTCTATTTTGAAGACTTTACCTTGCCACTTTTTTTTCAGGGGTACTTTTGTTAAGCTTTGCTCTTACAGGTTAGAAAGAAAAGACCTAATTCACATGCGAATAAGGGTTGGGAACATTTTACCGATGCGGTTTAAAACCAGGTTATTAAAACCATCTCTGATCAGAAGTCAAATGTTGACACTTCAGTCTGACCAACAATTATTTGAAGAAAGTTGGTATCCACCCTATTGATTGGAGAATTTGATCTCAATACTGTCAACATTATTTTCATGTTTATTGATGGGGAATTATGAACAGCAGGATTAAGAATTGATTGGAGAATTTGATCTCAATACTGTCAACATTGTTTTCATGTTTATTGATGGGGAATTATGAACAGCAGGATTAAGAACAGCAGGGTGAAATCAAACTTTCAAGGATTAAGAACATGAAATCAAACTTTCAAGACAGACATATAGGAAGTTTTTAAACATGGTAACCTTAAAAGTATCGTTCTTTGGATCATAAACAACCAGATTCCTTTTCCACTCCTCATCGGGACTAGTTTCCTCATGAGTTTCTAGCAACAGTCGGTCATCATCAAAAACATACAATGCCTTGGACAAACGCATACTAGGATCTTGAATGTATGTAACGGAGCACAATTTAGTCCAAGAATCATGAATTCCATATTCCTTCATGACCCAAATATGATGATCAGAAATTAAGCACAAGGAGTCTCTCAAGACAGACAATGTCAAGTAATCGGGACTGATGTCTGCATGATGAGGAGGCAAAAGCTTTTGACAAGAGTCATTTcccaaatcaaaagaaagaatGAAGAGGGGACCTTTCCGACACCATTGAGTATAGGCAATCCAATGAATGGTACCTCTTACATGTGTTCCAGCTTGCTCATCAAGTACAGCACCAAAAGGAAAGGTCTCGATGGTTTTCCAACAATTGGCACCCAAAGTATGAACTTTTACTTTAGTTGTGTCAACCGAGTTCAATTTGCTAAATGCGGTATAGTACAGAACAATCACTTTGTAATGATGAGAAACGTGATCATAGCCGAAGCCAAAAGTGGGATAAACCTTGTTAAGAATTTGAGGGGTTTCGAAAGGGGGAAGTTCCTTGAATTTCCGAATAGAAGGATTCCACAATGCAACTAAACCTTTAGATTTAATTTGAAGACAAAGGATGCCGTCACAAGAAGCAGTGATACTGTTGTACAGAAGGAGATGTTGTTGTGTGAGATTAGTTGATAAAACCGAAACCGAATCGAGTGGGTAAGAATTGTGAATTAACTCGTGTGGTTCAGATTTGTATACCGCGTAATGGAGCCGGTGACTGGTTGAGAGGCTAAGGTGCTTTCTCGTGAAATTGCGATCCGATATTAGACAATTCCATGACTTGCACATGCATCGGAGCTGTAGGAGGAGTTTCACAGGTAGCCTGCAGAAGATTTCACCGACCAGATCCATAGGAAGACTGGGAACTGAATCATTGTTGATTTCCTCCGCCGTTGCCATCTCTGATTCTAACTCCGGCCGCCAACCAACCACCAAATTAGGGTTTCTTCTTAAACGCAGACGTTTTTGCCTTGACATGATTTTGCTTTTACTCCTCTTACAATCATCCATATTTCTTATTTATAACAATTTTCTAATCAGTGTAgaaagattttttttttgtaaCAGCAATGGTTGGAGTAACACATGGGTCAAAAAGCCCACTTCTATCTTTTATTGGACTTGTGTTTTCTCTTTTTAAAATATCTATGATTGTGTTTAATAGaaaaattaaatc from Lathyrus oleraceus cultivar Zhongwan6 chromosome 1, CAAS_Psat_ZW6_1.0, whole genome shotgun sequence includes:
- the LOC127137108 gene encoding uncharacterized protein LOC127137108, whose protein sequence is MQVQVNRVSEALIEASTSEAETTIEVAGIPINHYEENCLVYQNNREFSRNRLKCGDLFFLHRMLVEKSWVDILDGEFDIEYAVKLCKFVENEVKSDLPAYGLCPPKDQIFHSFNIATFSSVKVVILGQKEPYAVKNRAMELAY
- the LOC127137079 gene encoding F-box/kelch-repeat protein At3g23880, with amino-acid sequence MDDCKRSKSKIMSRQKRLRLRRNPNLVVGWRPELESEMATAEEINNDSVPSLPMDLVGEIFCRLPVKLLLQLRCMCKSWNCLISDRNFTRKHLSLSTSHRLHYAVYKSEPHELIHNSYPLDSVSVLSTNLTQQHLLLYNSITASCDGILCLQIKSKGLVALWNPSIRKFKELPPFETPQILNKVYPTFGFGYDHVSHHYKVIVLYYTAFSKLNSVDTTKVKVHTLGANCWKTIETFPFGAVLDEQAGTHVRGTIHWIAYTQWCRKGPLFILSFDLGNDSCQKLLPPHHADISPDYLTLSVLRDSLCLISDHHIWVMKEYGIHDSWTKLCSVTYIQDPSMRLSKALYVFDDDRLLLETHEETSPDEEWKRNLVVYDPKNDTFKVTMFKNFLYVCLESLISCS